The DNA window ggtgTGAACCAGGAGTAGTAGCTGACAGGAAGAGGTGGTCTTGACGTCACGGCCAAGATGGAAGACTAATGGAGAGCACGtggagcagacagaggcaggtGGAGACAGTGTGGAAGCAGAATGGAGGCTGACAACAGTGGAAGAGTCCAAGGGAGTAATAACAGTTTTTGCAGAAGCACAATAAGAACTAATCCCAAATCCAAAATACAGATCCTGAAAATTATGAAATTCAAAGTCCAATTAACAGTGTGATACTACAGTCCaaagtcatacacacacatcagttcaaataacagcacacacagacaggtccACAAGGCTAAACACAGACTTCCAGAGATGGTCCCATATAATCCACGGGGtccaacacaaagacagagcaCGGTGAATAAGGcggagcaggaacaggtccgGTACTGAGAGGACGAGGGGGAGAGTAGACCAGGAAGAGAATAGATCAGGTGTGGGAGTAACACTCGCGGTAATGGAGGTTCAGACAGAGAATGTAAAGATGGAGTTCAGGTCCGGTGTGGATAATCAGGCAGAGGACGAGACAGAGAACGGACCAGGAGGGAGAGATGAACTCATGGTACCAGAGGGTCGGGCAATAGCAGGGTCCAGGGCAGGGAATGAGGAacaggcagcaggaggagctggaaatgtgacacacagtgtgattctaattatatgaccagcacctgtataACTACTATGGAGTAGTTTATAGGTCAACTGTCTTCAGCACAATGGACAATGTTGGTACGTCAGGTTAGTTTATAtactctttaaaaacaaacgtctaaatacatacatacatatacatatatacaaacatttattgTGCCCCACAATATTTAACACTACATCCCTAGTAAATAGCAAATattaacctaaacctaaactaaCTATAAAGTATAATCAAATGACCAAAATCTAAAATCTGAATATCCTGATAGAATTTCTGCAGATGTATTTTTCAACCAGTGTTTTCCACACATAGACTTTGGCAGCTCTATTAAAGGCTGTCTAAGTATGCTTAGTCATGCTTTTCATAAATACATTCTGAGAATAAGTTACTCTGGttaaaaaagcctttttaatTTACCAAAACAACCCAATGCTGTGGAATAACATGAAGAGAGTGGTTCACAACACAATATATCTGAGCTAAAGcaggtctgtgaggaagaacGGTCCTCctgatgttgtgcaggtctaatgcAAAGATACAGCTGTGGATGACTCTATTGAAGGTTAATGCATTATTTACTAATGCTTTATAGATCTCTGTGTCATgatgtctgtgctgtgtttatgatgtgATGTTGAGCAAGTTGTGTTTGATTCGGGGAATttccctgaaaacacaaaagaggaaaGATCCAGgcaacaaatgtgaaacagaaacagctacTTTCATTTATTCAGGTTAAGTAGGATTTCGTTTCTGTTGAAATGTTAAAGCAAACAATTAATGGAGGATTTAGTCAAATAAGAtatgtgtaatttcatttttttttttttttactcacttcACTTGTTGTGAAGCCACGTGCAGTATGaccatatgtgtgtttgaaacaacaaatgatgaatgttttctgtattgGAATGACTTATATTTTGTCATAGATTATGGTACAGTAAGTATTTTGGACATTAAATCCATCTTTAAGAGTTTAGACCTCTTTTCTTCATGTGTACAATATTAGAAAATCACTTCCTCCTGCAGCCTGACTTCCATTCTGTAGACTGATATGATCCTCTGAGCCAAAACCTCTGCACACACTTCTCAGTTTCAGAGAAATTGGATGTTTGAAATAAAGAGGAAAGGACTGAGGAACTattagaaagtgaaagtgtcGTGTCATGTTGCACAGCTGCCCTCATGTATAAAAGAGTCAGGAGTCCCggctgcagaaagacacagtgtgCTGAACCAGAACCAGTCTACAGCTGCAAATATGAATTCACTGGTCACCGTCGTTCTCGCCTGCCTGCTTGTCTTCTGTGCTCAAGGTAACTTGAtgagtttgtcatttgtttgtgatcTGTTTTACTTCAGTATCCAGCATTACTGCAACTTAAACATGATGTTTACTGATGACTTATTGTAAATGGAGTAAGTCACTAGGTTTTATTAAAGTCCCATTCAGAGAGGACCAACATTCTGCAGGCAGGAGTTGGGGGATGAAATCTTCTCTGTGGCACCTGgtgatttcaacatttcatcaCCTGAGAATGATCACATTGGAAAGTTTGCTTCAGTATCACAGTCATCAGTGAGCAAGTGAAAAGCCTTAACTGTGTCTGTTCCCCCACCAGGACAACCAGCCAACAGATCGAGCAGGTGCAAGTGTGTCACCTTCATCGGCAACTTCAAACCAAAGCTCATCAAGACAGAGCCAGTCATATATGAACCAAGTGTCTTCTGTCCAAACACAGAGATCATGTGAGTAAACGAGCTGAACTCAACCACATGTACTGACAGGACGTTGTCCTGCACTTCTCAGCTTCTCTCTAACacgtctctgtctctttcatttgtccCAGTGTCACAATAGCAAACAAGGAGAAATGTGTGGACCCTCAGTCGCCGCTCGGGAAACtcatcctgaaaaacaaacacaggtaaGATCAGCGTCCCTGCTCACACTCTCTAATATCAAATCATGCTGTGATTGTTTCAGATCTTTTCACTAACCTTGTTCTACACTGATTCAGGCAGATGAAGAAAAGAGCCAAGACAACGACGAAAGCTTCTGCTCAGACTGACACCTGGAGATCAACAGCTTAAACAGTCCACACCAAGTCCAAGCTGTAGAACCCTGCACTGAAGACGCTGATGAGGAACTCAAACACTGTCttgtttttgaaataataattgtCATTGATCAAAATGTTGTCAGTGGCCAGTCttgtatttttactatatttgtttAAGTTATCCTTGCTGTTTTTGTATATATGTCCTGAAAAACtaagaataaaacacttctcatggaacttactgtgtttctggtttgtgtgtttgtctcaacacaaactaaacatgatttaataaataatataataaatttatttatagagcacttttctaaacatatgttacaaagtgcttcacaagacaaacaagaaacacatgtagcccaacaagatcaacttgagcaagcactaggcaaacagtggagaggaaaaactccccctgggggaagaaacctccagcagaaccaggctcaagttaaacggccatctgcctcgaccggttggggagcaggaaacagctatacaaacaaaacaataatacaaacaactaccacatcggtccttggggagaccagttccaacgtaaagacattgtaatctaatggagagtcttcccaaggacagatttgttttagcttacagaagatcgcaaaaggctcgccggtagaggtatgttttaaggagagttttaaaagatgttactgagtcagctgatcttatatgctcgggtaagctgttccagagtttaggggctctaactgaaaaggctctgtcacctctagtagtcattctgacattggggacatacagaagatttctaccagaggatctcaggctacgtgcaggctcataaggctttaaaagctgggataaatagctgggggaaaggccatgcagagctttaaaagttattaataaaatcttaaaatcaatcctaaaaaatactggcagccagtgtaaggaagctaatacaggagtgatgtgatcatattttctttttctagttaagagtcttgcagctgaattctgaacaatctggagccgattaatagatttctggctgagacaggtgaacagactgttgcaatagtcaaggcgtgaggaaataaatgcgtgtaagattacttcagtgtcatgaaaagaaagaattgaacgtattttggagatatttctaagatgataaaaacatgcctggacaagctttttgacatgatgctcgaagttaagtttactatcaaaccaaacaccaagactttttgcagtgggcttagaattagctaagagagaatctgtgcagggcagaatgtgtttggctatacgctgtggactgatgacaactatttctgttttgtcagaattcagctgcaggaaattttgagccatccagttttttatctcatttatacactcatgtaaggaactcagtcccccgtggtctgatatcttaaagggtcagtacagctgagtgtcatcagcatagcaatgaaaagaaacaccatgtttgcgaataatatgtcccaaagggagcatatacaaagagaacaagattggccccagcactgaaccttgtgggactccgtactttacaggagaaaaagacgacttgtagttattaactgtaacacaaaacgatctgttggacaggtatgaggagaaccagtccagtgcagtgccttctattccagcccagtgctttagccggtctaacaaaatttggtggtctactgtatcaaaagcagcactaagatcgaggaggacaagaatagagcacaaaccagcatcagaagccaacagaatgtcattggttaccttcagtagggcggtctctgtgctgtggtgtttgcgaaaaccagattgcaattcatcaaagatgttatagttttctgcggctagaaataagtgtttagacacgtacttttctaaaatctttgatatgaagggtagtttggagattggtctgtagttttcgggggatgagggatctagaccaggttttttcaaaagaggttgcacagatgcaattttaaaataatctggcacaatcccagtggacagagaagtattgaaaatattcaggagagagggagcaagcgaatcaatgatcgagattaagaacttagttgggatgacatcaactgggctggaagatggtttcattttagagacagtttgtagtagctcaaatacggacatgggaggaaactggcttaaagtgcattctctaaaagggtgtgaaactatgactggtgaggagttggggatgacagaagctctgattgattctattttatcattaaaataggttaagaacttctcacaatctgcatcactttcagctgggatgctaggaggggttgggtttactaacttgtcaacagtctgaaataaaaatttaggattatggcagtgagcagtgatcaggtctgagaagtatttagatctggcattctttaccatcgtattgtagtggagtaatgcttctttcatagcttcataatgcacttggCTCCCACTCTgtaa is part of the Anabas testudineus chromosome 9, fAnaTes1.2, whole genome shotgun sequence genome and encodes:
- the LOC113150965 gene encoding growth-regulated alpha protein-like isoform X1; translation: MNSLVTVVLACLLVFCAQGQPANRSSRCKCVTFIGNFKPKLIKTEPVIYEPSVFCPNTEIIVTIANKEKCVDPQSPLGKLILKNKHRQMKKRAKTTTKASAQTDTWRSTA
- the LOC113150965 gene encoding growth-regulated alpha protein-like isoform X2, with product MNSLVTVVLACLLVFCAQGQPANRSSRCKCVTFIGNFKPKLIKTEPVIYEPSVFCPNTEIIVTIANKEKCVDPQSPLGKLILKNKHR